Proteins from a genomic interval of Acanthochromis polyacanthus isolate Apoly-LR-REF ecotype Palm Island chromosome 24, KAUST_Apoly_ChrSc, whole genome shotgun sequence:
- the LOC110946441 gene encoding uncharacterized protein LOC110946441: MSAWTLTLRTRLLLFRRWRRRTRALWTTARTPQSSSWSPRPPAQRQQPGQEDIQGPDGQPGYQHVLKLAKALVEIWNLQGLSDRRVDRLIALWQRLPEADKRQVVYPARHWERQPTGRFKAVKGKNTSCPGKEKMEYKPNFVFLCGSTTQLQLQASCEAVRVAQETRQQQAGKTFTLKPAKKAEADARAQLYSLSSSSCDLIVDAAFSDQLFDPELRSSSLHVFQVSVGADGATGYQQVVLLARCLVERCRKGYITQAEVEEIVALWQNLPDGDKGPVVYPPRYRSHLTKGRFKKAKSYAPSAAPVLGVESMKRCMVGTGSGPAIWPDTSRLVEAIFIQLCVLHPSSRRTMGCLQSRWTLVLRDYNTIRIVVCTHPALKTRTTLQLFEVNQRTLSQWHKRWTATQERTVLTTAIPLMVAPAQAEETLLPERTEEETPPAPAAPIYTLLPSVTEEEEPIAGPSWAFPATTPTPPAPSTSAPSTSLASFTPKSTAWHRQRLQEMQAEAAQRGETVRVRRPSIISCGHCGQRKIKETGHRVLRKESGERVTFCPVAAKGQSPEEWLSCLK, translated from the exons ATGTCAGCCTGGACCCTGACGCTCCGGACGAGGCTGCTGCTATTCAGGCGCTGGAGGAGGCGGACGAGGGCTTTGTGGACGACGGCGAGGACCCCACAGTCTTCCAGCTGGAGCCCCCGTCCACCAGCACAGCGGCAGCAGCCCGGTCAG GAGGACATCCAGGGTCCTGATGGCCAGCCAGGATACCAGCATGTCCTGAAACTGGCCAAGGCCCTGGTGGAGATCTGGAACCTTCAGGGGCTCTCTGATCGCAGGGTAGACAGGCTGATTGCACTCTGGCAGCGCCTGCCAGAGGCTGACAAGAGGCAAGTCGTCTACCCTGCCAGACACTGGGAGAGGCAGCCCACGGGGCGGTTCAAGGCAGTGAAGGGGAAGAACACCTCCTGTCCTGGAAAGGAGA aaatGGAATACAAACCCAACTTTGTATTCTTGTGTGGGTCCACCacccagctgcagctgcaggccAGCTGTGAAGCTGTCAGGGTGGCCCAGGAGACCAGGCAGCAGCAGGCCGGCAAGACCTTCACCCTCAAGCCAGCAAAGAAGGCAGAAGCCGATGCTCGGGCGCAG CTCTACAGTTTGTCCTCTTCATCATGTGATCTGATTGTTGACGCTGCGTTCTCTGATCAGCTGTTTGATCCTGAACTAAGGAGCTCTTCTCTCCATGTGTTTCAGGTCAGTGTTGGAGCTGACGGAGCTACTGGTTACCAGCAGGTGGTGTTGCTGGCTCGGTGTCTGGTGGAGCGCTGCAGGAAGGGCTACATCACCCAGGCTGAGGTGGAGGAGATTGTCGCTCTGTGGCAGAACCTCCCTGATGGGGACAAGGGTCCTGTAGTTTATCCACCTCGCTACAGGAGCCACTTGACAAAAGGGAGGTTCAAGAAGGCCAAGAGCTACGCTCCCAGTGCTGCACCCGTGTTGGGGGTGGAGAGTATGAAACG CTGCATGGTGGGAACCGGCAGCGGGCCCGCCATATGGCCCGACACCAGCCGGTTGGTGGAGGCCATCTTCATCCAGCTGTGCGTCCTCCACCCCAGTAGCAGGAGGACGATGGGGTGCCTACAGAGCCGCTGGACCCTGGTTTTGAGGGACTACAACACCATCAGGATTGTGGTCTGCACCCACCCAGCCCTCAAAACCAGGACCACCCTCCAGCTGTTTGAGGTCAATCAGCGGACCCTCTCTCAGTG GCACAAAAGGTGGACGGCCACACAGGAGAGAACCGTCCTCACCACCGCCATCCCCCTGATGGTGGCCCCTGCACAGGCGGAGGAGACTCTCCTGCCAgagaggacggaggaggagacCCCACCTGCTCCGGCTGCCCCCATTTACACACTGCTGCCATCTGTGACGGAAGAGGAGGAGCCCATTGCTGGTCCGTCCTGGGCTTTTCCTGccaccacccccaccccacctgCTCCTTCCACCTCTGCTCCTTCCACCTCTTTAGCCTCCTTCACCCCAAAGTCAACCGCCTGGCATCGCCAGAGGCTGCAGGAGATGCAGGCAGAAGCAGCTCAGAGGGGAGAGACTGTCAGAGTGAGGAGGCCCTCCATCATCAGCTGTGGTCACTGTGGGCAGAGGAAGATAAAGGAGACTGGACACAGAGTGCTGAGGAAGGAGAGTGGGGAGAGGGTGACCTTCTGTCCTGTGGCAGCCAAAGGACAGAGTCCAGAGGAGTGGCTGTCCTGCCTCAAGTGA
- the LOC127532673 gene encoding uncharacterized protein LOC127532673 — MEASQEPHAPLALPAAPPLVQAPPPSPPPPAAMEQAAHLPPPAGGAELLPETWRAALTAEQQQWIGRVLFSRDSRGRPRLIGDLNLWWFPPQTRPVYSQPPASPDPFFACRLFLWMPHRIWRRQLTCPQPSCSGSMVKAGLYRTIRRVLDIDGWYLMATEYLECRRCKKKVGGWSQSIIRQLSPTYSCQFPAVLTYRLSCDLRVVSQLKSRTLGNSATQLYNTLRETHTDSWMRRPIHYLGVCEQFLALGSVRGHFPPQPQMPPLPSPEWLLTVYGYDVLTRLEEYKARITSTFGSILKMDSTRKVTKKLAGISSDTAAWVTNVANEHGQVLISVLTCSEGSEGLSCMAARLMRRYQHAGVPPPQLVYVDRDCCNRDGVSKTAALFPKWGQLLVRLDIWHLMRRFASGVTTESHQLYPTFMRQLSHCIFEVDPEDARRLTEAKRSELEGKHGMVGLTNAKVIRTISKEELRLHCRRRTPHTGPPGHLWRSGRTRHPGHPAAGRSPHPGHLEDAETPPQLHSGPAGGAAVHPDRQADKGRSQPAGLSLRQGLHVPGVLPPPPPPVHPR; from the exons ATGGAGGCCTCACAGGAGCCTCATGCTCCTCTGGCCCTGCCCGCCGCTCCACCACTGGTCCAGgctccaccaccatcaccaccaccacctgcAGCCATGGAGCAGGCGGCTCATCTTCCTCCACCTGCTGGCGGTGCTGAG CTGCTCCCAGAGACCTGGAGAGCAGCTCTCactgcagagcagcagcagtggatCGGCCGGGTGCTGTTTTCCAGGGACAGCAGGGGGAGGCCACGTCTCATCGGAGACCTGAACCTCTGGTGGTTCCCTCCCCAGACCCGGCCAGTCTACAGTCAGCCTCCCGCGTCCCCCGACCCCTTCTTCGCATGTCGGCTGTTCCTGTGGATGCCACACAGGATCTGGCGCCGACAGCTGACATGCCCCCAGCCTTCATGCTCCGGGTCCATGGTGAAGGCTGGGCTGTACAGGACCATCCGGAGGGTCCTGGACATCGATGGCTGGTATCTCATGGCCACTGAGTACCTGGAGTGCCGTCGGTGTAAGAAGAAGGTCGGGGGCTGGTCACAGAGCATCATCAGGCAGCTGTCCCCCACCTACAGCTGCCAGTTCCCAGCTGTACTCACGTACAG GTTGTCCTGTGACCTGAGGGTGGTGTCACAGCTGAAGTCCCGCACGCTTGGTAACAGTGCCACTCAGCTGTACAACACCCTGCGGGAGACCCACACTGACTCCTGGATGCGGAGACCCATCCACTACCTCGGCGTGTGCGAGCAGTTCCTGGCCTTGGGCTCTGTCCGGGGGCATTTTCCACCACAGCCCCAGATGCCCCCTCTGCCGTCACCCGAATGGCTGCTGACCGTCTATGGGTACGACGTCCTGACGCGGCTGGAGGAGTACAAGGCCAGGATCACGTCCACCTTCGGATCCATCCTTAAGATGGATTCCACAAGGAAG gtgACCAAGAAGCTCGCAGGTATCTCCTCGGACACGGCCGCCTGGGTTACCAACGTGGCCAACGAGCACGGACAGGTCCTCATCAGTGTCCTCACCTGCTCAGAGGGCTCTGAGGGCCTGTCCTGCATGGCGGCAAGATTGATGAGGAGATACCAGCACGCCGGGGTACCTCCCCCCCAGCTCGTCTACGTAGACCGGGACTGCTGCAACAGAGACGGCGTGTCCAAGACGGCTGCCTTATTCCCG aAGTGGGGACAGCTGCTGGTGAGGCTGGACATCTGGCACCTGATGCGGCGCTTCGCATCAGGTGTCACCACGGAGTCTCACCAGCTCTACCCCACTTTCATGAGGCAGCTGTCTCACTGCATCTTTGAGGTGGACCCCGAAGATGCCCGCCGTCTCACTGAGGCCAAGCGGTCCGAGCTGGAGGGGAAGCACGGGATGGTCGGCCTGACAAATGCCAAGGTGATCCGGACGATCTCCAAGGAGGAGTTGAGGCTCCACTGTCGTCGCCGCACTCCTCATACAGGACCTCCTGGACACCTTTGGAGGTCCGGCAGGACGCGACACCCTGGACATCCCGCTGCTGGACGCTCTCCGCATCCAGGACATCTGGAAGACGCAGAGACGCCACCTCAGCTGCATTCAGGACCCGCCGGGGGTGCAGCTGTACACCCAGACCGGCAGGCTGACAAAGGGCGGAGTCAGCCTGCCGGTTTATCGCTGCGCCAGGGGCTCCACGTCCCTGGAGTccttccacctccacctccaccggTTCATCCCAGGTAA